The sequence below is a genomic window from Desulfobacterales bacterium.
GAGCAACCATAATGATATAAAACAACTAATTTAATTCATTCAGTAGGCGGGAGGATATACCATGGGCTTAACAAGCAGTCTTTTTTCGGGCGTTAGCGGGTTGTCAACGTTGGGGAATGCCATGACGGTCATTGGTGATAACATCGCCAATGTTAACACGGTGGGGTTTAAATCAAGCCGGGTGGTGTTTCAGGATATTTTGAGCCAGGCGGTGGCTACCCAGTCGGGTACTGCCCAAGTGGGCCGAGGGACCGCGTTGGCCGATGTGACGGCCGCTTTTGACCAGGGGTCTTTTGAGTCGACGGAATCCGCCACGGATCTCGCGATTGGTGGCGATGGTTTTTTTGTCGTCCGACATCCCGATGATACGAATAATAAGTTCTACACCCGTGCCGGCAGCTTTCGGTTTGATAAAGAGGGAAACTTTACCAACCCGGCGGGCTACGTCGTCAATGGGTGGGTATTGCGTAGAAATGATACCACAGGTGATGTGGAAGATGTCGGGACGATTACGGACATTAAATTGCAAGGATTCACCTCACCCCCGGAGCCCACGGACAGTGTGACCTTGATCACGAATCTCGACTCCGACGGCAAAGACAATACAACTGCGGTTGCAGGTGGCCTGGTGGCGGCCTGGGACGGAACTGCTTCCCCCCCGATGGCCGATACGGCCTATGAATACCAGAGTACGTTGAAGGTGTATGATTCCCTTGGAGATACCCATGATGTTACGATCTACTATGATGTGGCGGACAGCTCGCTAAGGACATATGAATTTGTTATAACAGGCAACCCCAGCGAGGATTTCAGAAGCGATGGCGCCGGCGGTACGGTGGCGGAGACTTTAGGCGGTGGGCTTTTCGGCAAAGGCGAGTTGACCTTCAGTCAAGC
It includes:
- a CDS encoding flagellar hook protein FlgE, producing the protein MGLTSSLFSGVSGLSTLGNAMTVIGDNIANVNTVGFKSSRVVFQDILSQAVATQSGTAQVGRGTALADVTAAFDQGSFESTESATDLAIGGDGFFVVRHPDDTNNKFYTRAGSFRFDKEGNFTNPAGYVVNGWVLRRNDTTGDVEDVGTITDIKLQGFTSPPEPTDSVTLITNLDSDGKDNTTAVAGGLVAAWDGTASPPMADTAYEYQSTLKVYDSLGDTHDVTIYYDVADSSLRTYEFVITGNPSEDFRSDGAGGTVAETLGGGLFGKGELTFSQAGKLTDITFSSFDGVGDPADPADFTAVALGAADPYFTFTPDFLGATPQEIELNFGASWNGTNFVSDSLATTMFATASTTIFQSSTGYGAGDLQSISVDADGVITGQYSNGQVTPLFRVALAKFQNTQGLFKEGGNLFRETRTSGPAITNKPGTAGLGSIASNSLEQSNVDISNEFVKMITTQRGFQANSKIVTTVDTMLSDVINMKR